From the genome of Flavobacterium ovatum, one region includes:
- a CDS encoding restriction endonuclease subunit S: MSWKKYVLGDILKRKRTPEKIDSEKEYKLVTIKLYHKGVIPRSIVKGATIKSPMSSVKSGDFVLSGIDARNGAFGIVPKELDGAVITNDFWCIEPDETKISKDFFLYITSTAFFDYICKQSSDGTTQRIRLQKDRFFNYEIALPSIEEQKEILKQLNNLSYIKGSLTSELTHQLDLVKQLRQSFLREAMQGKLVKSTNTKETGQQLLKKIKAEKAQLIAEKKIKKEKPLPLIIEEEIPFETPEHWAWCRLNEICDYIIDCPHSTPQYTDMETEYFGIDTNCINDKGEITRLRGLSRESYLDRIKRLIPKENDIVYAREGSIGLATFIPSDKNICLGQRVMLFRASNIIKPKYLKFVVTDDEYKKRLLEKHRGIGAKHVNVSDIKSSLIPLPPLHEQEQIVAKLEELMGFCDGLEQSIKESQGYNKILLQQVLREALQGEEV, translated from the coding sequence ATGAGTTGGAAGAAATATGTGCTGGGTGATATTCTTAAAAGAAAAAGAACACCTGAAAAGATAGATTCTGAAAAAGAATACAAACTGGTTACAATAAAACTTTACCATAAAGGTGTTATTCCTAGAAGTATTGTGAAAGGCGCTACAATTAAATCTCCAATGTCATCAGTTAAAAGTGGCGATTTTGTATTGTCTGGAATTGATGCTAGAAATGGTGCTTTTGGAATTGTACCAAAAGAATTAGATGGTGCAGTAATTACAAATGACTTTTGGTGTATTGAACCTGATGAAACTAAGATTAGCAAAGATTTTTTTCTGTATATAACTTCTACAGCTTTTTTTGACTATATCTGTAAGCAAAGTAGTGATGGTACAACGCAAAGGATACGATTACAAAAAGATAGATTCTTTAATTATGAAATTGCATTACCAAGTATTGAAGAACAAAAAGAAATTTTAAAGCAATTAAACAATTTAAGTTATATAAAAGGTTCATTAACAAGTGAGTTAACCCACCAACTCGACCTAGTAAAACAACTGCGTCAATCCTTTTTGCGTGAAGCCATGCAAGGAAAGTTGGTAAAAAGTACCAACACCAAAGAAACAGGACAACAACTCCTTAAAAAAATCAAAGCCGAAAAAGCCCAACTCATTGCCGAAAAAAAAATCAAAAAAGAAAAACCATTGCCGCTAATTATTGAGGAAGAAATTCCTTTTGAAACCCCTGAGCATTGGGCTTGGTGTAGGTTAAATGAAATTTGTGATTATATAATAGATTGTCCCCATTCTACTCCACAATACACTGATATGGAAACAGAATACTTTGGAATAGATACAAATTGCATAAATGATAAAGGTGAGATAACTCGATTAAGAGGGCTTTCGAGAGAAAGCTATTTAGATAGAATTAAAAGACTAATACCTAAAGAAAATGACATTGTATATGCAAGAGAAGGCTCTATAGGATTAGCAACATTTATACCATCAGATAAAAATATATGTTTAGGTCAGAGAGTTATGTTGTTCAGGGCTTCTAATATTATTAAACCAAAATATCTAAAATTTGTTGTTACGGATGACGAATATAAGAAAAGACTTTTGGAGAAACATAGAGGCATAGGTGCTAAACATGTTAATGTATCTGATATAAAATCCTCTTTAATTCCTCTTCCACCACTTCACGAGCAAGAGCAAATTGTAGCCAAGTTGGAGGAGTTAATGGGGTTTTGTGATGGCTTGGAGCAAAGTATAAAAGAAAGTCAAGGCTATAATAAAATATTGTTGCAACAGGTTTTAAGAGAGGCTTTGCAGGGGGAGGAAGTTTAA
- a CDS encoding DUF4268 domain-containing protein, protein MIANQLQINNFLQAPSVQFVIPVYQRNYDWKNAECNELLHDIIGVETEKRGTHFIGSIVYIHEGIHLIDEVKELVIIDGQQRLTTINILYVALYRFAKENDKLQDAERLYNMFLTNQYVKNESSKLKLKQTDTNSLAFKAIMVGTEKEFDGFSNVIENYNFFRSNINEGNFDLILKGLNSLVFVQISLDRDKDDPQRIFESLNSTGLDLSQSDLIRNFILMDLEPKEQNRIFETVWSPIEENAKDLVKQSSLVSEFIRDYLTLRNKKIPNKNKVYFEFKSLYNNKKAEAYYQELENIKSLSAHYKKLANPSTVKDASIRNELEYINRLEINVAYPFLLQVFEDTENGLLDTAELIKILKLIQSYTWRRFIVGLPTSALNKIFMSLYSEVDTEEYYDSIAKALLKKKGSAKFPTNEDVKTALKDKDLYNTQPKNRNYLFELLENYNNKEYVNTNNEAITIEHIFPRNPNEQWSTDLSSEEFFLFKEKHLNTIGNLTLSGNNGALSNKSFLDKKEMNKEGNEQGYSFSRLWLNSYLKKIDHWNIEKYEERQAIIYERFLKIWEFPTVIISETNDSEEQNIFDAESPRNKKLEYYIFENNKIEEDAVAQMYFGVVRTLYAKNSQLLVSSPDVFKITRNSSDFRASQEVANGWFMESNIDSSSKFGTLKRLLTLFEMEEELSIKYSLTTDSEIEPSRFEVRKKYWTQLLPLLENTTLFNNVSASKDHWISSGAGTAGLSYTLVITKMYVRIELTILTSSKDKNKLYFKKLLRNKETIEETFGQQLEWEKQPENKMSRIKIEKQGVNLFRKTDWLEMNEFIITTLPKFENALSPFLKNIK, encoded by the coding sequence ATGATTGCCAATCAATTACAAATAAATAACTTTTTACAAGCACCCAGTGTACAATTTGTTATACCTGTATATCAGCGTAATTACGACTGGAAAAATGCAGAGTGTAATGAATTACTGCACGATATTATTGGTGTAGAAACAGAGAAAAGAGGAACACATTTTATAGGGAGTATAGTATATATTCATGAAGGTATTCACCTTATCGACGAAGTAAAAGAATTGGTCATTATTGATGGACAGCAGCGATTGACAACCATTAATATTCTATATGTTGCCTTGTATCGTTTTGCGAAAGAAAATGATAAATTACAAGATGCAGAACGATTGTACAACATGTTCTTGACCAATCAATATGTTAAAAACGAATCTAGCAAACTAAAGCTAAAACAAACGGATACTAATTCATTAGCTTTTAAAGCTATTATGGTAGGCACAGAGAAAGAGTTTGATGGTTTTTCGAATGTAATAGAGAATTACAACTTTTTCAGGAGTAACATAAACGAGGGTAACTTCGATTTGATTTTAAAAGGTTTGAATAGTTTAGTATTTGTCCAAATATCCCTAGACAGAGACAAGGATGATCCGCAACGTATATTTGAAAGTTTGAATTCAACAGGTTTGGATTTATCACAATCGGATCTGATTCGTAACTTCATTCTAATGGATTTAGAACCCAAAGAACAAAACAGAATTTTTGAAACTGTATGGAGCCCTATAGAGGAAAATGCCAAAGATTTAGTGAAACAAAGTTCACTAGTTTCTGAGTTCATTAGAGATTACTTAACGCTACGCAACAAGAAAATACCCAACAAAAACAAGGTGTATTTTGAGTTCAAAAGCCTTTATAACAATAAGAAAGCAGAAGCCTATTATCAGGAATTAGAGAATATAAAATCATTATCAGCTCATTACAAAAAATTAGCCAATCCATCGACAGTAAAAGATGCTAGTATTCGCAATGAACTAGAATACATCAATCGTTTGGAGATCAATGTGGCTTATCCATTCTTGCTGCAAGTATTTGAAGACACCGAGAACGGCTTACTTGATACAGCAGAATTAATTAAGATTTTAAAATTGATTCAATCCTATACTTGGAGAAGGTTTATTGTAGGTTTACCTACGAGTGCCTTGAATAAAATCTTTATGAGTTTGTATTCGGAAGTGGATACAGAGGAATATTATGATTCTATAGCGAAAGCTTTACTAAAAAAGAAAGGAAGCGCCAAGTTCCCAACTAATGAAGATGTAAAAACAGCCTTAAAGGATAAAGATTTATACAATACCCAACCTAAAAACAGAAATTACTTGTTTGAATTGTTGGAGAATTATAATAATAAAGAATATGTCAATACCAATAATGAAGCTATTACCATTGAACATATTTTTCCAAGAAATCCAAATGAACAATGGAGCACAGACTTATCTTCAGAAGAGTTTTTTCTGTTTAAAGAAAAACATCTTAATACAATAGGAAACTTAACCTTATCAGGAAACAATGGAGCTTTGAGCAATAAGTCGTTCTTGGATAAAAAAGAAATGAATAAAGAGGGTAACGAACAAGGTTACAGTTTTAGTCGTTTATGGTTGAATTCCTATCTAAAAAAAATTGACCATTGGAATATCGAAAAATACGAAGAGCGTCAAGCGATCATTTATGAACGTTTTTTAAAGATTTGGGAATTCCCAACGGTTATTATCTCTGAAACTAACGATTCTGAAGAGCAAAATATCTTTGATGCCGAAAGTCCTAGAAATAAAAAACTAGAATACTATATTTTTGAAAACAATAAGATAGAAGAAGATGCAGTGGCTCAAATGTATTTTGGTGTTGTTCGTACCTTATACGCAAAGAATTCACAATTATTGGTTAGCAGTCCAGACGTTTTTAAAATCACTAGAAATTCGTCAGATTTTAGAGCTTCACAAGAAGTGGCTAATGGGTGGTTTATGGAGTCTAACATTGATAGTAGTAGCAAGTTTGGTACTTTAAAAAGACTTTTGACTTTATTTGAAATGGAGGAGGAGTTAAGTATCAAATATTCGCTTACGACTGATTCTGAGATCGAGCCAAGCCGCTTTGAAGTAAGAAAAAAGTACTGGACTCAGTTACTACCGTTATTAGAGAATACTACATTATTTAATAATGTGAGTGCTTCAAAAGATCATTGGATTTCATCGGGAGCAGGGACAGCTGGCTTGTCCTATACACTTGTTATAACCAAGATGTATGTTAGAATCGAATTGACTATTTTAACATCTAGTAAAGATAAAAACAAATTGTATTTCAAAAAGCTCTTAAGGAATAAAGAAACAATTGAAGAGACATTTGGACAACAGCTAGAATGGGAAAAACAACCTGAAAATAAAATGAGTAGAATAAAAATAGAAAAACAAGGCGTAAATTTATTTAGGAAGACTGATTGGCTAGAAATGAATGAATTTATTATTACCACGCTACCAAAATTTGAAAATGCATTAAGTCCGTTCTTAAAAAATATTAAGTAG
- a CDS encoding DUF6371 domain-containing protein, whose amino-acid sequence MFTKVFTHYKFNPKRNYKLVTPCCNRTNKDGKFINYLNLPDQYGYCHSCGKQTIPPPIYKDENGNEFTWNSIQNRFEKHDGVFKNNSVHSNPAPIAKPTIKYINEAIIWEHFNHNPENNLLSYLRKTYGNEKVDDIKLSYTLGSTIDGGTVFWNINSDLKVQKAKICYYNENGKRTNKFKVPYKNEDGYYACLFGAHLVYKGIKGKHTIILVESEKTAIVGAILLPQYVWVAYGGINGLTDEKTKCLIGHSVVIIPDMSENAVAIMYDKLIHLRSMGINASIWDMTKGRTDQELKDESLYNCDLEDVFRNLNIEL is encoded by the coding sequence ATGTTTACTAAAGTATTTACTCACTACAAATTCAATCCAAAAAGAAATTACAAACTAGTAACACCATGCTGTAATAGAACGAATAAGGACGGTAAGTTCATTAATTATCTAAACCTACCCGATCAATACGGCTATTGCCATTCCTGTGGAAAACAAACCATTCCTCCACCTATTTATAAAGATGAAAATGGAAATGAATTTACATGGAATTCAATTCAGAATAGATTTGAAAAACATGATGGGGTTTTTAAAAATAATTCCGTTCACAGCAATCCTGCTCCTATAGCAAAGCCAACAATCAAGTATATTAATGAAGCGATAATTTGGGAACATTTTAATCACAATCCTGAGAACAATCTTCTCTCCTATTTACGTAAAACCTATGGTAACGAAAAAGTAGATGATATAAAACTATCCTATACTTTAGGCAGTACGATTGATGGCGGCACAGTATTCTGGAATATCAACTCCGATTTAAAAGTTCAGAAAGCTAAAATTTGCTATTACAACGAAAATGGTAAAAGAACTAACAAATTCAAAGTACCCTATAAAAATGAAGATGGTTACTATGCTTGCTTATTTGGAGCGCACTTAGTCTATAAAGGAATTAAAGGAAAACATACCATTATTCTGGTTGAAAGTGAGAAAACTGCAATTGTTGGTGCTATTTTACTGCCACAGTACGTTTGGGTAGCTTATGGTGGAATTAATGGTTTGACAGATGAAAAAACCAAATGCTTAATCGGTCATTCTGTAGTTATAATTCCTGATATGAGCGAAAATGCTGTTGCTATCATGTACGACAAACTGATTCATCTTCGCTCAATGGGTATTAATGCTTCTATCTGGGATATGACAAAAGGGAGAACTGATCAAGAATTAAAAGATGAAAGTTTGTATAATTGTGATTTGGAGGATGTGTTTAGGAACTTAAATATAGAACTTTAA
- a CDS encoding DUF3987 domain-containing protein produces MMEINNINDVQIGIENAKQDAMPLKEVALTQLTQILKLLPINMSNIVEEAFDYQRIPKEYLLSSILFAYSNAAGLAFKMNALGFTNYANLFFTIIGSRGDVKSLAIDLATDPLNDYDSKSYTEYEKLKSEAENLDGINRKQLFIQDSTVEAAMFTHSKNKLSLGLLVDELFGIIQRMSNKNSNEGAVWRSFFLQGYNNKYIEVTRKTTDCYRIDKSYPTLMGSMQKEFIPQLFANGNLESGFIDRILFTTKLTQNNIMSAQNISPVVLENYSEGLINLYKYRLVNEEQIGIISTELKLTDSAHLKLMEYVQNLINKQQNLGNILFQYNAKMQISIHKIIILAHLINHTENDDYNTLITVETVELAILINEFYLTNFKIIIEENLSKQTMKIELDDIIKYAIKNNKTQKEVVAISNYNKSTVSRHWNKIAQHQPATRN; encoded by the coding sequence ATGATGGAAATAAACAATATAAATGACGTTCAAATTGGTATTGAAAATGCTAAACAGGATGCAATGCCTTTAAAAGAAGTAGCGCTGACACAATTAACTCAAATCTTAAAGCTTTTACCAATTAATATGTCAAATATAGTAGAAGAAGCTTTCGATTACCAACGCATTCCTAAGGAATACTTATTGAGTTCCATACTGTTTGCTTACAGCAATGCCGCAGGACTTGCTTTTAAAATGAATGCCTTAGGATTTACAAACTATGCAAATCTATTCTTTACTATCATTGGGAGCCGAGGAGATGTTAAGTCATTAGCAATTGATTTAGCGACGGATCCGTTAAATGATTACGATTCTAAAAGCTACACTGAATATGAAAAACTTAAAAGCGAGGCAGAAAATCTAGATGGAATTAATAGAAAACAGTTGTTTATTCAAGATTCAACTGTTGAAGCTGCCATGTTTACACATAGTAAGAACAAGCTTTCTTTAGGATTATTAGTTGACGAATTATTTGGCATTATTCAAAGAATGTCTAATAAAAATTCAAACGAGGGTGCAGTTTGGAGATCATTCTTTCTCCAAGGGTATAACAATAAATATATTGAAGTTACACGAAAGACGACTGATTGCTATAGAATAGATAAATCATACCCAACTCTTATGGGTTCGATGCAAAAAGAATTCATCCCACAACTATTTGCTAACGGTAATTTAGAGAGCGGTTTTATTGATAGAATTTTATTTACTACCAAATTGACACAAAATAATATAATGTCTGCTCAAAATATTTCACCAGTTGTACTGGAAAATTATTCTGAAGGATTAATCAATTTATATAAATATCGTCTAGTAAATGAAGAGCAGATAGGGATTATATCTACTGAACTAAAATTGACTGATAGTGCCCATTTGAAGTTAATGGAATACGTGCAAAATCTAATAAATAAGCAACAAAACTTAGGCAATATATTATTTCAATACAATGCAAAGATGCAGATTTCGATACATAAAATTATAATTCTAGCCCATTTAATTAATCACACAGAAAATGATGATTATAATACTCTCATCACAGTTGAAACTGTAGAACTTGCCATCCTAATAAATGAATTTTATTTGACCAATTTTAAAATCATAATAGAGGAGAATTTATCTAAGCAAACTATGAAAATTGAACTAGATGATATAATCAAATATGCCATTAAAAATAATAAAACTCAAAAAGAAGTGGTTGCAATTTCAAACTATAATAAATCAACGGTTTCAAGACATTGGAATAAAATAGCACAGCATCAACCTGCAACTCGCAACTAA
- a CDS encoding helix-turn-helix domain-containing protein produces MTNFNMPFSEIINLISDQVAEKVLKNLTPSTPSSEDTFMNIDETSKLIDLTKPTVYGLVHKNKIPYHKKGKRLYFLKSEILTWLKSGKHQTKCEQEDLADAYLLKNKLF; encoded by the coding sequence ATGACCAATTTTAACATGCCATTTTCAGAGATTATAAATCTAATCTCTGACCAAGTAGCCGAAAAGGTTTTAAAGAACCTTACTCCCTCAACTCCTTCCAGTGAAGATACCTTTATGAACATCGATGAAACTTCAAAACTCATCGATCTTACAAAACCAACTGTCTATGGTCTCGTGCACAAAAACAAGATCCCCTACCACAAAAAAGGAAAGCGTTTATACTTTTTAAAGTCCGAAATTTTAACATGGTTAAAGAGTGGAAAGCATCAAACTAAATGTGAACAAGAAGATCTAGCTGATGCTTACTTATTGAAAAACAAACTTTTTTAA
- a CDS encoding site-specific integrase, whose protein sequence is MSNVTLRYKKISGDKLSLYLDYYPPIIDSKTGKETRREFLKFHIHENPKNAEEKKHNSQTNDLAEIVKAKRLVQLRNREFGLKDNINLNVNFITFYQSIVDDYFNKGSNSNYQSWKASLNHFKFLYGDKIMSQQLSLNHVKKYRAYLLTAKTTRGKAEKQLSVNTASSYFKNFIAILKLAFDEKIITENLAEKAEYIKEQETHRQYLTEEELGVLWNTEIKIEKVKHMAFFSALTGLRFVDVNNLDWNDVFNDKHQNHYIILREQKTKSIQNHPISKTAYDILKKQDTTDGFIFGKIEYHQIVRPMKEWIEKSGIRKKISYHNFRHSYATLQLANGTDIYTVSKLLGHKNVSTTQIYTKVLDKNKIEAANRINLDLDGIS, encoded by the coding sequence ATGAGCAACGTAACATTAAGATACAAGAAGATTAGTGGAGACAAACTAAGTCTTTACTTAGATTACTATCCTCCCATCATAGATTCAAAAACAGGAAAAGAAACCAGACGTGAATTCCTCAAATTCCACATTCATGAAAACCCTAAGAATGCTGAGGAAAAAAAACACAATTCACAAACAAACGATTTGGCTGAAATTGTAAAAGCTAAAAGACTAGTGCAGCTAAGAAATAGAGAGTTCGGATTGAAAGACAACATAAATCTGAACGTTAACTTTATTACATTTTATCAATCTATTGTTGATGATTATTTCAACAAAGGAAGTAACTCAAATTATCAGTCGTGGAAAGCTTCTTTGAATCACTTTAAATTCTTGTATGGTGACAAAATTATGAGCCAACAACTTAGCCTTAACCATGTCAAAAAGTATCGTGCTTACCTATTGACGGCAAAAACCACTAGAGGAAAAGCTGAAAAGCAATTATCTGTAAATACCGCTTCCTCTTACTTCAAGAATTTCATAGCTATTTTAAAATTAGCGTTTGACGAAAAAATAATAACTGAAAATTTAGCCGAAAAAGCAGAATACATTAAAGAGCAAGAAACACATAGACAATACTTGACCGAAGAAGAACTCGGTGTCTTATGGAATACCGAGATTAAAATTGAAAAAGTAAAACACATGGCGTTCTTTTCGGCACTAACAGGTCTTCGTTTTGTGGATGTCAATAACCTAGATTGGAATGATGTTTTTAACGACAAACATCAAAATCATTACATCATTCTACGGGAGCAGAAAACAAAATCTATTCAGAATCATCCTATATCCAAAACAGCTTATGATATTTTGAAGAAACAAGATACTACAGATGGATTCATATTTGGAAAAATTGAGTACCACCAAATAGTAAGACCTATGAAGGAGTGGATAGAAAAATCAGGTATTAGAAAAAAGATCTCTTATCATAACTTTCGACATAGTTATGCTACATTGCAATTGGCTAATGGAACAGACATATACACAGTCTCAAAATTACTAGGACATAAAAACGTCTCTACTACGCAGATTTACACCAAAGTATTAGACAAAAATAAAATTGAAGCCGCAAACCGAATAAATTTAGACTTAGATGGAATATCTTAA
- a CDS encoding helix-turn-helix domain-containing protein, which produces MSSNMSVTRICENCKNAFTAKTTQTRYCSLSCNSKHYKTKQRKKLIQITNDESFSKIHKIKEPVKDKDFLTVKEASLLLNMSTKTIYRLIERNDINSFNFSDRKTTIRRKDIDFYFDANLKILEKNKLDIVADYSFENSYSIQQIQEKFKISSAALYNIIIKFKIPKRKQGKYTLVKKEHIEKLLT; this is translated from the coding sequence ATGAGTTCAAACATGTCAGTAACTAGAATATGCGAGAATTGCAAGAATGCGTTTACAGCAAAAACAACTCAAACAAGATATTGTTCGTTATCTTGCAACAGTAAGCACTATAAAACCAAGCAAAGAAAGAAGTTAATCCAAATAACTAATGATGAATCATTTTCGAAAATTCATAAGATAAAAGAGCCCGTAAAAGACAAAGATTTTTTAACTGTCAAAGAGGCTTCCCTCCTATTGAATATGTCAACAAAAACTATTTACAGACTGATCGAAAGAAATGATATTAATTCCTTTAATTTCTCTGATAGAAAAACAACTATTAGAAGAAAGGATATCGATTTTTATTTTGATGCCAACCTCAAAATTTTAGAGAAAAACAAACTAGATATTGTAGCTGATTACAGTTTTGAAAATTCGTATAGCATTCAACAAATTCAAGAAAAGTTCAAAATTTCAAGTGCTGCTTTATACAATATCATTATTAAATTTAAAATTCCAAAAAGGAAGCAGGGAAAATACACTTTGGTCAAAAAAGAACACATAGAAAAATTACTAACATAA